The following are from one region of the Deferrivibrio essentukiensis genome:
- a CDS encoding CorA family divalent cation transporter: MDEKTVYSHHIFLMPFKLKNNVLWSKSFQNDLKSKGFKYEKFLLKDESAYSEYNYFYDFAAKVLFNDYDESADKKLVYVYKYNEIEKLGSYCIQISKGNSENELFSLPLEKILFMIYPEIGIGVLSIHMNNYAYSNPNDILKINDFGRRIYPQFLPLDAVKGSFLANKIYFKNMPEVIEDFEDFISVKDINTKNFSNFKIPKHFKIILPESILKSIDLSVDDRMFTICWTGVDKENSVFDELFEYDECTKEYTYANSDFWHKYLFVDGKGSTCQSYNMMHGLLNKHTYDRWVKFKTLYGITRYSFVVFGERNGFYEGVILNHVKTMYFKMVLLSLIYRSAYLKFSEEITNISNNLDSSKTVSKNLEDLFSKYLKFINNYYFKEVTAQEQGIDIFDKILEANRVKENIRELEGDFKDLFDYVNITIDDRRNELVKILTVVAMLGIPISAILAFFGINDVKTSNYLEFLIIDFNLEGFAHMLVLLSITGSLIIAIFAIKILFSKK; the protein is encoded by the coding sequence ATGGATGAAAAAACAGTTTATTCGCATCATATCTTTTTAATGCCCTTTAAGCTTAAAAATAATGTGCTGTGGAGTAAGAGCTTTCAAAATGACTTAAAAAGTAAAGGGTTTAAGTATGAAAAATTTTTGTTAAAAGATGAAAGTGCTTACAGTGAATATAATTATTTTTATGACTTTGCCGCAAAAGTACTTTTTAATGATTATGATGAAAGTGCAGATAAAAAGCTTGTGTATGTGTATAAATATAATGAAATAGAAAAGCTTGGCAGTTATTGTATTCAGATATCTAAAGGAAATAGTGAAAACGAGCTGTTTAGTCTCCCTTTAGAAAAAATCCTTTTTATGATTTATCCTGAAATAGGTATCGGTGTTTTATCTATTCATATGAATAATTATGCCTATTCTAACCCTAATGATATCTTAAAGATTAATGATTTTGGCAGGAGGATATATCCTCAATTTTTACCTCTTGATGCTGTAAAAGGGAGTTTTTTGGCTAATAAAATTTATTTTAAAAATATGCCTGAAGTAATAGAAGACTTTGAAGATTTTATAAGTGTGAAAGATATCAATACTAAAAATTTTTCTAACTTCAAAATTCCAAAGCATTTTAAAATAATATTACCTGAAAGTATCTTGAAAAGTATTGATTTATCGGTAGATGACAGAATGTTTACCATTTGTTGGACGGGAGTGGATAAGGAAAATTCAGTTTTTGATGAGCTTTTTGAATATGATGAATGTACAAAAGAATATACTTATGCTAATTCAGATTTTTGGCACAAGTATCTTTTTGTAGATGGTAAAGGTTCAACATGTCAAAGTTACAACATGATGCACGGTTTATTAAATAAACATACTTACGACAGGTGGGTAAAGTTCAAGACACTTTATGGGATTACAAGGTATTCATTTGTGGTATTTGGGGAGAGAAATGGTTTTTATGAAGGCGTTATTCTTAATCATGTAAAGACAATGTATTTTAAAATGGTATTGCTGTCACTTATTTACAGGTCAGCTTATTTAAAATTTTCTGAGGAGATAACTAATATATCAAATAATCTTGATTCATCAAAAACGGTCTCTAAAAATCTTGAAGATTTGTTTAGCAAATACTTAAAGTTTATAAATAACTACTATTTTAAGGAGGTAACGGCTCAAGAGCAGGGGATTGATATTTTTGATAAAATACTTGAAGCAAATAGGGTGAAGGAAAATATAAGGGAGCTTGAGGGGGATTTTAAAGATTTATTTGACTATGTAAATATTACCATTGATGACAGAAGAAATGAGTTGGTAAAAATTTTGACTGTTGTTGCTATGCTTGGTATTCCAATATCAGCTATTTTAGCTTTTTTTGGGATTAACGATGTAAAAACATCGAATTATTTAGAATTTTTGATTATAGATTTTAACTTAGAGGGGTTTGCACATATGCTTGTTTTACTTTCAATTACAGGCTCTTTAATTATAGCAATTTTTGCAATTAAAATATTGTTTTCAAAGAAATAA
- a CDS encoding Cas10/Cmr2 second palm domain-containing protein, giving the protein MAKYIGLSIGPIVRTIQAAKKIREIWAASYVFSYIMKQVIKEFKERADDILLPYIDNDIFEQKRVGIFPDRFIFKSREGDFEKLEQLSKDIIDELAKKYDEKLIDKFRKYFQIYFIEKELTLDKKSEIITEMSSLLDAVEYRQQFLRDAKENIASILAPANTKSFLRKEGGYKERFPCILEVAAKDLADDFSGFKEKSEQDLEDEDILKVIESEKNIKKAHKYIAIVYYDGDNFSSALKELDDTREFSKAIYEFSKKSAKKVEDFGGLMIYASGDDGFFFAPVVRNDKNIFDLIQEIKKSFEENIKKNYPDTSISFGISISYYKYPMNEAVSESMNLLFNKAKKFKEKNAVAFKILKHSGHYFEGVYNQASMEYAKFLEILKSSDENFLSSLIFKTNTLRGLLSSIGADKEKIDSVFDNFFNEGVHISSKSQIDKIKEFYKAIMTSDKYNNFEDKINLFVSSLRFNKFLGEK; this is encoded by the coding sequence ATGGCTAAATATATAGGTCTATCCATTGGTCCCATTGTTCGGACTATTCAAGCAGCTAAAAAAATTAGAGAGATTTGGGCGGCAAGCTATGTCTTTTCATACATTATGAAGCAGGTTATAAAAGAATTTAAAGAGAGAGCAGATGATATTTTGTTGCCTTACATCGATAATGATATTTTTGAGCAAAAGCGTGTGGGAATATTCCCTGACCGATTTATTTTTAAATCAAGAGAAGGAGATTTTGAAAAGCTTGAGCAGTTATCAAAAGATATTATAGATGAACTGGCAAAGAAATATGATGAAAAACTTATTGATAAATTTAGAAAATATTTTCAGATATATTTTATTGAAAAAGAGCTTACCTTAGATAAAAAATCAGAAATAATTACCGAAATGAGCTCATTACTGGATGCCGTTGAATACAGGCAACAGTTTTTAAGGGATGCAAAGGAAAACATTGCTTCAATTTTAGCACCTGCAAATACAAAAAGTTTTTTAAGAAAGGAGGGTGGGTATAAAGAAAGATTTCCATGTATCCTTGAAGTTGCTGCAAAAGATTTGGCCGATGATTTTAGTGGCTTTAAAGAAAAATCTGAGCAGGACTTAGAAGATGAAGATATTTTAAAGGTTATTGAGAGTGAAAAAAATATAAAGAAAGCCCATAAATATATCGCTATTGTATACTATGACGGGGATAACTTTAGTAGTGCTCTTAAAGAATTAGATGATACAAGAGAATTTTCAAAAGCTATCTATGAGTTTTCAAAAAAATCTGCAAAAAAAGTAGAAGATTTTGGCGGGCTTATGATTTATGCAAGCGGTGATGACGGATTTTTCTTTGCCCCCGTTGTAAGAAATGACAAAAATATTTTTGATTTGATACAAGAAATTAAGAAATCCTTTGAGGAGAATATCAAAAAGAATTATCCTGATACTTCCATATCTTTTGGAATATCAATAAGTTACTATAAATATCCGATGAATGAGGCGGTTTCAGAAAGTATGAATCTACTTTTTAATAAAGCAAAAAAGTTTAAAGAAAAAAATGCTGTAGCCTTTAAAATTTTAAAGCATTCCGGTCACTATTTTGAAGGGGTTTATAATCAAGCTTCAATGGAGTATGCTAAATTTTTAGAGATTTTAAAAAGTAGTGATGAAAACTTTCTTAGCTCACTTATTTTCAAGACAAACACTCTACGAGGGTTGTTAAGCAGCATAGGTGCTGATAAGGAAAAAATTGACAGTGTATTTGACAACTTTTTTAATGAAGGTGTGCATATCAGCAGTAAAAGTCAGATTGATAAAATTAAGGAATTTTACAAGGCAATTATGACTTCAGACAAGTATAATAATTTTGAGGATAAGATTAATCTTTTTGTCAGCTCATTGAGATTTAATAAATTTTTGGGGGAAAAGTGA
- a CDS encoding type III-B CRISPR module-associated Cmr3 family protein, which yields MSRYLITFKPLVPYFFGSEQTFGEGDESNYFGKSLQIPQQTTILGALREQILIQANIWKKEGYTEKEKTEIEQLIGKSFRIKEENNFGVIKNISPVFFCKHKGKNFDFYNFTPFDHGVEIEFVEGRCSFGSPKIPKIKDHEKNYKKSQLVNINNSEKITLDNVITSYEKIGIEKQENQDDKQDKFYKKLSYILSDEFSFCVIADIDYKLKDNTLYMGADGSSFQMRIFDFDKDYIELFGNLISKYDNTVTLLSDAYVEPEILNYCSFAMTEVVNFRYIKTLTGSYKFKRNESKSGLANLVKRGSIFFTDNMEKVIEILDKNSSLKNIGFNIYKINKN from the coding sequence ATGAGTAGATATCTGATTACATTTAAACCATTAGTCCCTTACTTTTTTGGTAGCGAGCAAACTTTTGGGGAGGGGGATGAATCAAATTATTTTGGCAAATCTTTACAAATCCCTCAGCAGACAACTATTTTAGGTGCTTTGCGAGAGCAAATTTTAATTCAGGCAAATATTTGGAAAAAAGAAGGGTATACAGAAAAAGAAAAAACAGAAATCGAGCAATTAATCGGTAAAAGTTTTAGGATAAAAGAGGAAAACAACTTTGGAGTAATAAAAAATATATCCCCTGTATTTTTTTGTAAACATAAAGGTAAAAATTTTGATTTTTACAATTTCACACCCTTTGACCACGGGGTGGAGATAGAATTTGTAGAGGGTAGATGCAGCTTTGGTAGCCCAAAGATTCCAAAAATCAAAGATCACGAAAAGAATTATAAAAAGTCACAGCTTGTTAATATTAATAATAGTGAAAAGATTACTCTTGATAATGTAATAACAAGCTATGAAAAGATTGGGATTGAAAAGCAGGAAAATCAAGATGATAAGCAGGATAAATTTTATAAAAAATTATCTTACATCTTAAGTGACGAATTTAGTTTTTGTGTTATTGCAGATATAGACTACAAGCTCAAAGACAACACTCTTTATATGGGTGCAGATGGCTCATCTTTTCAAATGAGGATTTTTGATTTTGATAAAGATTATATTGAGCTATTTGGAAATCTTATTAGTAAATATGATAATACTGTTACTCTGCTAAGTGATGCATATGTAGAGCCTGAAATTCTTAATTACTGCTCATTTGCAATGACAGAAGTAGTAAATTTCAGATACATCAAGACATTGACCGGCAGTTATAAGTTTAAAAGAAATGAAAGTAAATCAGGGCTTGCTAACCTTGTAAAGAGGGGCTCTATCTTTTTTACTGATAACATGGAAAAGGTCATTGAGATACTTGATAAAAACAGCTCACTTAAAAATATAGGTTTTAATATTTATAAAATAAATAAAAATTAA
- the cmr4 gene encoding type III-B CRISPR module RAMP protein Cmr4 — protein sequence MLKYHLFTIRTLSNMHVGSGDTNFGVVDNLIQRDPTTNYPYISSSSLKGALREHCESNGLDSVSKIFGKEAKNNNESAPGSYKFFPAYILSIPVRSDIRAYFNGTCPNICSSFKKILDDFSINYKFNYNIPKPEKVEICENNKMGTVEGYEVKYNNDISDKNFKDLFGAYPAIFPDEIFLNDVALNMPVVARNKLENGRSENLWYEEVVPRESRFYFIVGAPENDSDFNAFVESITKSPVQIGANASIGYGFSLISLVSEV from the coding sequence ATGTTAAAATACCATCTTTTTACAATCAGGACTTTATCAAATATGCATGTAGGCAGTGGTGATACAAATTTTGGAGTAGTTGACAATCTTATACAACGTGACCCTACTACAAATTATCCTTATATCAGCTCTTCAAGCTTAAAGGGTGCATTAAGGGAGCATTGTGAAAGTAACGGTCTTGACAGCGTAAGTAAAATATTTGGAAAAGAAGCCAAAAATAATAACGAAAGTGCACCTGGTAGCTATAAATTTTTTCCGGCTTATATACTTTCTATACCTGTAAGAAGTGATATAAGAGCATATTTTAATGGTACGTGTCCAAATATTTGTAGTTCATTTAAGAAAATATTGGATGATTTTTCAATAAATTACAAGTTTAACTACAATATTCCAAAGCCAGAAAAAGTAGAAATATGTGAAAACAACAAAATGGGGACTGTTGAAGGGTATGAAGTAAAATATAACAATGATATTTCAGATAAAAACTTTAAAGATTTATTTGGCGCCTACCCTGCAATATTTCCTGATGAAATATTTTTAAACGATGTAGCTTTAAATATGCCGGTAGTGGCAAGAAATAAATTGGAAAATGGCAGGAGTGAAAATCTTTGGTATGAAGAGGTTGTCCCAAGAGAGAGCAGATTTTACTTCATAGTTGGTGCACCTGAAAATGACTCTGATTTTAATGCTTTTGTAGAATCTATTACAAAATCTCCTGTACAGATTGGCGCAAATGCTTCTATCGGATACGGTTTTTCTTTAATTAGCCTTGTAAGTGAGGTGTAA
- a CDS encoding type III-B CRISPR module-associated protein Cmr5, whose amino-acid sequence MNAVEKLIPYALEAAEQNLAESGKIKKVYNGYISGFGATVIQAGLIPAAANLEKDTDRTKGSRRLIADALLHILEKMGYKDIDKKSLTRTAIKYKEKIKFKNDILDAATALKLAIRTFKLED is encoded by the coding sequence ATGAATGCAGTAGAAAAGCTTATCCCTTATGCTCTTGAGGCTGCAGAGCAAAATCTGGCTGAAAGTGGAAAAATAAAAAAGGTCTATAACGGCTATATTTCAGGGTTTGGGGCTACTGTGATTCAGGCGGGACTTATCCCTGCGGCGGCAAACCTTGAAAAAGATACAGATAGGACAAAAGGGAGTAGAAGACTAATTGCAGATGCACTCCTACATATTTTGGAAAAGATGGGTTATAAAGATATTGATAAAAAGAGTCTTACACGGACTGCTATAAAATATAAAGAAAAGATAAAGTTTAAAAATGATATCTTAGATGCAGCTACAGCTTTAAAGCTTGCTATTCGAACATTTAAGCTGGAGGATTAA